In the Moritella sp. F3 genome, one interval contains:
- a CDS encoding DUF4381 domain-containing protein produces the protein MMVDVDNANLVGDAFGNLLLRDMVQINIPEQICFLPQTWGWLVVGLVLVLFIGRYLLLAWQKYWRNRYRKKLQSKLLTCDVSDCLHTPRFIHQLLQQACLQAYPKRSLTARQLQGAAFLVFLDSCTQDNTEFDSAIGELWQQALYLPLALSEWSAAHNQVLILSAQRWLKLHIDDAELGSELGTEIGGNEHVRNKRD, from the coding sequence ATGATGGTAGATGTTGATAATGCAAATTTAGTCGGCGATGCATTCGGTAACTTACTATTACGCGACATGGTACAAATTAATATCCCTGAACAGATCTGTTTTTTGCCTCAAACGTGGGGTTGGCTAGTTGTTGGTTTAGTACTGGTATTATTTATTGGTCGTTATTTACTTTTAGCATGGCAGAAGTATTGGCGTAATCGCTACCGGAAAAAACTACAGTCTAAATTACTGACTTGTGATGTAAGTGACTGTTTACATACACCTCGATTTATTCATCAATTATTACAACAAGCCTGCTTGCAAGCCTACCCAAAACGCTCATTAACGGCTCGTCAATTACAAGGTGCTGCGTTTTTAGTGTTTTTAGATAGCTGTACACAAGACAATACCGAGTTTGATTCCGCGATAGGGGAGTTATGGCAACAAGCGCTGTATTTACCACTAGCGTTAAGTGAGTGGTCTGCTGCACATAATCAGGTATTGATATTATCGGCGCAGCGCTGGCTAAAATTACATATTGATGATGCAGAATTAGGTAGTGAGCTGGGTACTGAAATAGGAGGAAATGAGCATGTTCGCAACAAGCGTGATTGA
- a CDS encoding VWA domain-containing protein: MFATSVIEFSYPWLFLLLPLPWFVQRFSPAYKIKQSALQVPFFSQLVSLSGEQPNTGAVKLEPKIWQRIALSLVWLLLVVAMAKPMWLGEPQIRSQFGRDLMVVVDLSGSMDSRDFSVPGSDSISRLTAVKNVLAEFSQQRSGDRLGLILFGDAAYLQAPFTADHQAWLGLLNESEVAMAGQSTHLGDALGLAIKVMTDESITSALPQENTSNSVSLAVNKSTAAKPIVEKQKVVIVLTDGNDTDSLVPPLEAAKIAASRGIKIHMIAIGDPRTFGEQALDMAVIDGVADITGGQAFQAISSVELNRVYAEISTLEPSQFASFSYRPKVSVHYAPIALAISLYFILYSLVIWRSYYLSKQQSKRGLLLNKRGEG, encoded by the coding sequence ATGTTCGCAACAAGCGTGATTGAGTTCAGTTATCCGTGGTTATTTTTATTGTTGCCATTACCTTGGTTTGTTCAACGATTTTCGCCAGCCTATAAAATAAAACAGTCAGCGTTGCAGGTGCCGTTTTTTAGTCAGCTCGTGAGTTTATCTGGAGAGCAGCCTAATACAGGGGCGGTGAAGCTAGAACCTAAAATATGGCAACGTATCGCATTATCGCTGGTGTGGTTATTGCTGGTTGTTGCGATGGCAAAACCGATGTGGCTGGGTGAACCACAAATACGTTCACAGTTTGGCCGTGATTTGATGGTGGTCGTCGATTTATCTGGTTCGATGGATAGCCGAGATTTTAGTGTTCCTGGTAGCGACAGTATTTCACGTTTAACGGCGGTAAAAAATGTATTGGCTGAATTTTCACAGCAACGTAGTGGTGATCGTTTAGGATTAATTTTGTTTGGTGATGCCGCGTATTTACAAGCGCCATTTACCGCCGATCATCAAGCGTGGCTCGGTTTGTTAAATGAGTCGGAAGTAGCTATGGCTGGTCAAAGTACTCACCTTGGTGATGCATTAGGCTTAGCGATAAAAGTCATGACCGATGAATCGATAACATCAGCTCTCCCTCAAGAAAATACCAGTAACAGTGTCAGCCTTGCTGTAAATAAGAGTACTGCAGCTAAGCCTATCGTAGAGAAACAAAAAGTAGTGATTGTATTAACCGATGGTAATGATACCGATAGTTTGGTTCCGCCGTTAGAGGCGGCAAAAATAGCAGCGAGTCGTGGTATTAAAATCCACATGATTGCTATTGGCGATCCTCGTACCTTTGGTGAACAAGCACTCGATATGGCCGTGATTGATGGTGTTGCAGACATCACTGGCGGACAAGCTTTTCAGGCCATATCTTCTGTCGAGCTAAATCGAGTTTATGCTGAGATAAGCACGCTAGAGCCGAGTCAGTTTGCGAGTTTTAGCTATCGACCTAAAGTAAGTGTTCACTATGCTCCTATCGCTTTAGCAATTAGCCTGTATTTTATTCTTTATAGCTTAGTGATATGGCGCAGTTACTATCTTAGCAAGCAACAAT